The proteins below are encoded in one region of Aulosira sp. FACHB-615:
- the purU gene encoding formyltetrahydrofolate deformylase translates to MSTTTATLLISCPDQRGLVAKIANFIYANGGNIIHADQHTDFSAGLFLTRIEWQLEGFNLPKDLIGPAFNAIAQPLGAKWQLHFSDTIPRIAIWVSRQDHCLYDLIWRHRAKEFAAEIPLIISNHPHLKVAAEQFGIDFHHIPITKENKPEQEAKQLELLRQYKIDLVVLAKYMQIVSSDFIAQFPQIINIHHSFLPAFVGANPYHRAFERGVKIIGATSHYVTQDLDAGPIIEQDVVRVSHRDEVEDLVRKGKDLERIVLARAVRLHLQNRVLVYGNRTVVFE, encoded by the coding sequence ATGTCCACGACAACTGCCACCCTGCTCATTTCTTGTCCTGATCAAAGAGGACTTGTTGCCAAAATTGCTAACTTTATTTATGCCAATGGTGGCAATATTATTCATGCAGATCAGCACACAGATTTTTCGGCGGGGTTATTTCTCACTCGTATAGAATGGCAGTTAGAAGGATTTAATTTACCTAAAGATTTAATTGGCCCAGCCTTTAATGCGATCGCTCAACCTTTGGGCGCTAAATGGCAACTTCATTTTTCTGATACTATACCACGCATCGCAATTTGGGTCAGCCGCCAAGACCACTGTCTTTATGATTTAATTTGGCGACACCGTGCTAAAGAATTTGCCGCCGAAATTCCGTTAATTATTAGCAATCATCCTCATTTAAAAGTAGCCGCCGAGCAATTTGGGATTGATTTTCATCACATTCCCATTACAAAAGAAAACAAACCAGAACAAGAAGCTAAACAATTGGAATTATTGCGGCAATACAAAATTGATTTGGTTGTATTGGCAAAATATATGCAAATTGTCAGTTCTGATTTTATTGCTCAATTTCCTCAAATTATTAATATTCACCACTCATTTTTACCAGCTTTTGTTGGTGCAAATCCCTATCACAGAGCTTTTGAAAGAGGCGTAAAAATCATTGGTGCAACTTCTCATTATGTGACTCAAGATTTAGATGCGGGGCCAATTATTGAACAAGATGTAGTGAGAGTTAGCCACCGCGATGAAGTAGAAGATTTGGTCAGAAAAGGTAAAGATTTAGAGAGAATAGTATTAGCTAGAGCGGTACGATTACACTTACAAAACCGTGTGTTAGTTTATGGTAATCGCACAGTCGTATTTGAGTAA
- a CDS encoding DUF4340 domain-containing protein — protein MKFPKTTLILVLLALGLGGFVYFHEIRSATQQEEVKAKQQQIFTFAEDDVQSLTVKTKAYTLMLERNSQGSNPKWLLKYPVSDSANDAIVSYLMDLLVKGKSNNTVSTFANQLTEFGLAQPNATIEIKLKNQQTHQLILGKSNFNNRFVYAQADSGTQPNGNINVLLVSTDFVNAVNRELSEWRQTVDNSKSTPLPTNLPLPTP, from the coding sequence ATGAAATTTCCAAAGACAACTTTAATATTAGTATTGTTGGCGCTGGGTTTGGGTGGTTTCGTGTATTTCCATGAAATTAGAAGTGCAACTCAGCAAGAAGAAGTCAAGGCGAAACAACAGCAAATTTTCACGTTTGCGGAAGATGATGTGCAGTCTTTGACAGTGAAAACAAAAGCTTACACTCTGATGTTGGAACGCAACTCTCAGGGGAGTAATCCTAAATGGTTGCTGAAATATCCAGTATCAGATTCAGCCAATGATGCGATCGTTTCTTATTTAATGGATTTGTTGGTTAAAGGTAAGAGCAATAACACTGTATCAACCTTTGCTAACCAACTAACAGAATTTGGTTTAGCTCAACCCAACGCCACCATTGAGATTAAACTGAAAAATCAGCAAACCCATCAGTTAATTTTGGGCAAATCTAATTTTAATAATCGTTTTGTGTATGCTCAAGCTGACTCAGGTACACAACCAAACGGCAATATCAATGTATTATTAGTATCTACCGATTTTGTCAATGCCGTTAACAGGGAGTTATCAGAATGGCGACAAACTGTTGATAACAGCAAATCAACACCTTTACCCACTAATCTTCCTCTCCCAACACCTTAG
- a CDS encoding Gldg family protein, with protein MKKITKKQPWKYLFWLGPFLFMVGFTAGLVSGSWGLLPLAFMIPGIAIIGFWVFWQSQHSRWWASRSTQAGTNAVVATAAVLVILGLINFLGVRYQLRQDLTETQLFTLAPQSQELVRRLPQTVKIWVFDTNQNPQDRELLENYQRQSSKFQFEYVDPQSRPGIAERFGVKEYGEVYLESGNKRQLVQSLNVNERLSEIKLTNRLQQLINSTVIKAYFVQGHGEHPLTGGESGISQAVQGLSEKGYTVEPLNLADKLQVPNDAAVVVVAGAKRGFFDAEVKALQDYLNRGGNLLLMIDPDTDPKLSPLLQEWGVRLDNRLAVDVSGAGVGLGPAAPIITDYGQHPITKDFGNGISFYRLARPVEITSVAGVESTPLVRTKAYPNSWAESDLKSEKLEFNPDKDLKGPLTLGAALTRKLPATPSPTTQAPATPTPTATPTPTTPAPATPLPTPTTQAQATPTPLPTPTTQPTPTPTTAEKSEQTPKESRLVVFGNSDFATDGVFQQQLNGDVFLNSVSWLSQQDQQTLSIRPKEPKNRRITLSTSQANVLTLSSLLVLPLLGFLTAAFIWWRRR; from the coding sequence ATGAAAAAAATCACAAAAAAGCAACCTTGGAAATATTTGTTTTGGCTGGGGCCGTTTCTATTTATGGTCGGTTTCACAGCCGGGTTAGTATCTGGTAGCTGGGGACTATTACCCCTAGCATTTATGATTCCCGGAATTGCCATTATTGGATTTTGGGTATTTTGGCAAAGTCAGCACAGCCGTTGGTGGGCGAGTCGTTCTACCCAAGCCGGAACTAATGCGGTTGTTGCGACTGCGGCTGTGTTGGTAATTTTAGGGTTAATTAACTTTTTAGGTGTTCGTTATCAACTACGCCAAGATTTAACTGAAACTCAGTTATTTACCCTTGCACCCCAATCACAAGAATTAGTCCGCCGTCTACCACAAACAGTCAAAATTTGGGTATTTGATACTAATCAAAATCCCCAAGATAGAGAATTATTAGAAAATTATCAACGTCAAAGTTCTAAATTTCAATTTGAATATGTTGACCCCCAAAGCCGACCCGGAATCGCAGAAAGATTTGGGGTGAAAGAATATGGAGAAGTTTATTTAGAATCGGGTAACAAACGCCAATTAGTGCAATCTTTAAATGTCAACGAACGTTTATCAGAAATTAAATTAACTAACCGACTACAACAATTAATTAATTCCACAGTTATTAAAGCTTACTTTGTCCAAGGTCACGGTGAACATCCCCTGACTGGTGGCGAAAGCGGTATTTCTCAAGCTGTGCAAGGATTAAGCGAGAAAGGTTACACCGTTGAACCACTCAATTTAGCTGATAAATTGCAAGTTCCCAATGATGCTGCTGTTGTAGTCGTCGCCGGTGCTAAACGTGGCTTTTTTGACGCAGAGGTGAAAGCTTTACAAGATTATCTCAATCGTGGCGGTAACTTGCTGCTGATGATTGACCCTGATACTGACCCCAAACTCAGTCCTTTATTACAAGAGTGGGGTGTGCGTCTCGATAATCGTTTAGCCGTCGATGTTTCCGGTGCAGGTGTGGGACTTGGCCCCGCAGCACCCATTATCACAGACTACGGACAACACCCAATTACCAAGGATTTTGGCAACGGTATTTCTTTTTATCGCTTGGCTAGACCAGTAGAAATTACCTCCGTGGCTGGTGTTGAGTCTACGCCCCTAGTGCGAACCAAAGCCTATCCTAATAGTTGGGCGGAAAGCGACCTAAAAAGCGAAAAATTAGAATTTAATCCTGACAAAGACCTCAAAGGGCCACTAACTTTAGGCGCGGCGTTGACGAGAAAATTACCTGCTACACCCTCACCGACAACCCAAGCACCAGCAACGCCTACTCCCACAGCTACACCTACACCAACAACCCCAGCACCAGCAACACCTTTACCAACTCCGACAACCCAAGCACAAGCAACGCCCACACCATTACCCACACCAACAACCCAACCAACGCCCACACCCACAACAGCCGAGAAATCTGAACAAACTCCAAAAGAATCACGCTTAGTAGTCTTCGGAAATTCAGATTTTGCTACCGATGGAGTATTTCAACAGCAATTAAATGGTGATGTATTCCTCAACTCTGTATCTTGGCTGAGTCAACAGGATCAGCAGACTCTTTCCATTCGTCCCAAAGAACCGAAAAATCGTCGCATCACTTTATCAACATCACAAGCCAATGTTTTAACATTGTCATCTTTGTTGGTATTACCTTTGCTTGGCTTTTTAACAGCCGCTTTCATTTGGTGGCGAAGAAGATAA